In Pirellulales bacterium, the DNA window GTCGGCTCCCAGGTGCCCCACTCGCTGCCGATGTCGCGACGCCGGGCCAATCGGTTGAACGTTTGTCCGCTGATCGTCGCCGGACGCGGACAGCCGGTCAGCCACCAGGCCAGGTCGAGCATGTGTACTCCCAGATCGTACAGCGCGCCGCCCCCGCTCAGCCGCCGGTCGGTGAAACCCGGCCGCGCCGGAAGCCGCCGCCGCCGCAGCCACTGGCCGCGGGTAAAGTACACGTCGCCGGGCGGGTTCCGCTGCAAATAGGCCCGCAGTTGAACGACGCTCGGCTCGAACCTCATGTGCTGGCCGATCATCAGCTTTTTGCCGCTGGCCCGCCAGGCGTCGAGCATGCGGCCGGCCTCGGACCGCGACGTGGCCATCGGCTTCTCGCACAACACGTGCTTGCCCGAAAGCAAGGCCGTGGTGGCCACCTCGCCGTGCAGAGCGCTGGGCACGCAAATATCGACCACGTCAATGTCGCGGTCGTCGAGTAGCTCCCGATAGTCGGCCACGCGGCGCTCGATCTGAAACTCGCTCGGCACGGCCGACAGCGACACCGGCGAAGGGTCGGCCAGGGCCACCACCTTGAATTCCGGCAGCTTCGACCAGGCGGGCAGGTGCTGACTGCGGGCAATGGCGCCCGTGCCAATCAACGCGACTCGCAACGGCAGCGTCATCGCAACCCCAGGCTGTGGCGATAGGCGGCCCGTTGTCGATCGGGTCCCAACTCGTCGGTGATTCTGCGCCAGGCATCGGCCGCTTCTTGCAAAGCCGCCTCGCTCGTCTTGTCTCCCGCCAGCGCGGCCCGCACGGCTTCGTCGAGTGCGGCCAGATAGCGGCTGCGGCCGGCAGTCCGCGGGGCACCGAAAACGTCGGCCGAGCCGAGCGACTGTTCGACCGTTTCGGCGTATTTGAGAGCGGCCAGGCCGTCGATGCGCGGATCGGTCCAATCTTGCGGCGACTTCAAGTGCGACCGTCGGAAAAGCGTGGTGCCCGCGGCGGTGGGCGAGACGCGCGGGCTCCATTCCGGTCCCGACAGCCAGCCGAGCAGGTGAAATGCCGCCTCCGGTTGTTGGCTGGCCGAAGTCACCGAGCCGAGCACGCCCGAAATGCCGACCAGCGGCACGTGGGCCGATTCATCGTCGCGCCGCGCGTCCCACTCGCCCGTTTTGGGATTGAACGCTTCCGGCGAACCGGGCAAGGGGGAAAAGCCGATCTCGATCTTGTCCCACCCTACGGCGCCGCCGGGCGCGAACGCGGGCGACGTCCAGGTGAGCGCCATGCCGCACTTGCCCATCAGCAACGCTTCGTGGACCCGGTCCGGCGTTTCGTCGATCGCATCCGTCCCCATCGACTCGTGCGCACGGCGCAGCTCGTCGAGTGCCCGCACGAATGGCGGCCCGGCAATGAGCGGCTCCATCGACTCCATGTCGAACAAAGTGGAGTAATGGCTGCGATGCTTGGCGTAAGAGGCGGCGCGGGCCAGCAAGGTCAAGCCGGCCCAGCCCTTGGCGAGCGGTTCCCTCGTGCCCGACCAAGAGGCGTTGGCCGCTGTCTCGCCCACTTTTTCGCGATCGGCCAGCGACTTCGCCAGTTCTTCGTATTCCGACCAGGTGGTGGGCGGCTGACGAGCGAGCTTTTCGAGCAGATCCTTGCGGTAGCAGCAGACCAGCGTCGGCGAGCCAAACGGAAACGCATGGGGCGTTGAGCCCCAGCTTGCATCGTGCGACTTATCGGCCTCGAAAACTTCCTGCCAGGCGACGTCGGGACTGTTCAGTTCTCGGTCGCCGAGCGGGCGTAGCAACTGCTGCTCGACCAAGGGGCCGAGACCGGAAGCGGGATAGATGATCGCGTCGGCATCGAAGGATTTAGCCTCCAGCAGTTCGGTCTGGGTCATTTCAACGACCTGGACGTCGGCACCCGTGGTCGCCCGCCATTCGCCTCGTAATCGCCCAATCGTCTCCGCCAGGCGGGCGTCTTCGACCACCAGTAGGCGCAGCGTGACGCCCATGAAGGGAAGCGACTTCTCCTTTGCGGCGTCTTGGCCGCCGGCATCCTGCCTCGTTTCTCCGCAACCCGCCAACAGGACCGCGCAAAGAGCGACGGAGACGCAATGCGCGATACAGTGCGCATTCCGACGATGCTGCTTTTGTTTCGATGAAATCATTTGCGCCAATACGTTCTTGTCGCGGGCGGCGAAACGGCATGGTATACGCGACCCGCCCGGCGCGTCAAACTAATCGGCGTTCGCCTCGGCGACCAGCCTATCCCAATACCCCTTCGCCTCGTCCCAGACTTTGGCGCTCAGATCCGACAGTGGCCCGCCGTCCTCCATTGCCTCGCGCCGCTCGTCCAGCCAGTCGAGAAAGAAGTTCGCCGAGGCCTTGCTGATCCGTTTCGGTTGCGAGCCGATCTCGACGAACCACGGAGCGCTGCTGGCAAAGCGATACGTTTCGGCAACGTCGGTCACTGCCCGCACCAGGAACCAGCCGCTCTCCTCAAACTCCAGCGGCCGGAAGCGACCGTCCTTGGCCAACTCTTCGAAGCGAATGCTTTGCGCCACGCGGCCGTTCTTCACGAGCTCGAAATAGCTGATCGGATCGGCCCCGGCGAAGCTCATCACCACTTCGACCGAAAGCGGTCCCTCCGACAGCGCGAACACGTGGCCGGGCACGTGGCCATTGGCAAACGGCCGGATGAGCGGCCCGTTGGTTACGACCGTGCGGCCCATGCGTACCGCCTTCCACCAGGCCTCGTAACTGAACTGGTCTTTGTCGACCCAGGCGTACACGCGGTCATAACCCACCGGGTTGGACGACTCGCCGGAGCCGCTGCCGGCCGAAGGCGGAATCCGCAGGCCGCAATTGAGAACATGGTAGTAGATTTCATGCGTCCAGCGGCCGATGCCACTGGCGCCCGGCATGATCTTCTTGTCTCTCGGCCGGCCGTTGGCGTCGTCGATCGTTTCGCTGCGGCAAAACTGGTCGTGGCACAGCTCGATCGAATCGACGCGGCCGGTCGCCAGCCACAGCGGCAGGTCCCACGCGGCCGGGCGAGAGACATCAATCCAGGCCGCCGGCTCTTCGCGAGCGGCCGCAAGGAGTTTCAATTGGTCGTCGGCCGTCTTGCCTTCGCCCGACAGCGGCTTGCCGGCATTGAGTATCAGCAGCGAACCGCCGGCTGCGGCACTCTCGCCGGCAAGCAGATAGTAATAGCGGTTGCCGTCGAATTCCTTCAGCGTGCTGGTCGGAACCGGCCGGCCCGCCCACTCGTTCTTTTTCTCGCTCCACGTGATCGGGGCGGCGACGTGCAAATCGTCGGAGAGCATAAGTTGCTCGATGTCTTTTATCGGGCGGTGCAAGTGCAGGTCGCCCGACCACCATCCTTCGTCGGCCATGTTGCAGACCCGCGGCAGATCGAGCACCTGCTGGTCTTGCGACGTCTTTTCCATGACGAAGTGGCCGCCGCGCCGGGCATATTCCAGACCGCGCTCGATCTCGAACTGGTAGGTACCCGGCGGCAGTTTCAGCTTGACCGTGCCCGGAAGCGTGAAGTGATCGTGCCAGAACAGCATTCTGGTGGCACGCTGCGGCTTGCCTTTGCCGTTGCGCAGGTGCATGCGGCAGGGCACCGGCTTGCCGGTGGCGGTGTCGACGATCGTGAGCGTGAGCTCTCCGACCGCCAAGGCAGGTGAAACCGTTCCGAACAAGATGGCGGCACAAACGACGACGCTGGCGGGCTTCCGCGGCAGATACATGATAATGGCACTCTTGAGGGCGAGAGACCGAGATCCTGTAACTATAGCTTAGCTGCGCAAGCGCACGAGCGGGAGCGCCAAGCATGTAGGGTGGGACCAGCGAGCTTGCGAGCGCCGGCCCACCGTGAAAGACCCAGCGCTGGCAAATAAGAAACGCTCGGGGCACGTTCGCGCCCGCATCGGCGGTTAAAGATTCGCAGCCAACACCGTGATGTCGACCTTAAAGTACTCGGCCAGCTTACGAATCATCGACCGGCTGAATGCCTTTTTGCCGCGGAGTATCTCGGAGATCGTCGATTTGGCGATGCGGGTATCATGACTCAATTGCGTTTGGCTGATTCCTTTTGCTTCCATCAAGTGACGCAGCATGTCGGCGTCCGATGCGGTAGGAACGGCATGATGTTCATCTTCGTAGGCCGCCACCAAATCACTCAAGGCATCCAAATAGGCGATCTCGCCTTCGCCCAATTCGCCTCGTGCAAGGAGACGATCAATGACCCTCTGAGCGGCGGCAAGTTGCTCCTCCGATTTCACCGAAGTCAGCGCGAATGCGCTCACAAGTTCCAGATAGCGATCGCGGACCTTACCACGCAAAGCGAACGTCGATTTCATTTCAGTATTCCCTCTGGCTTTTCCCGTTCGAATTCACGCCGGTATTCTTCTGGTTCTTATCTCGTGAAGGCGGCGAACCGAAGCAGCCGCATTCTTCCGGCCACTTGTTCTCGTCGTATTCGGCATGTGTCATCACCTTGAGCACAAACACCTTCTGGCAGATATAGAGTATTCGCGTGACGAG includes these proteins:
- a CDS encoding helix-turn-helix domain-containing protein: MKSTFALRGKVRDRYLELVSAFALTSVKSEEQLAAAQRVIDRLLARGELGEGEIAYLDALSDLVAAYEDEHHAVPTASDADMLRHLMEAKGISQTQLSHDTRIAKSTISEILRGKKAFSRSMIRKLAEYFKVDITVLAANL
- a CDS encoding CehA/McbA family metallohydrolase, producing the protein MYLPRKPASVVVCAAILFGTVSPALAVGELTLTIVDTATGKPVPCRMHLRNGKGKPQRATRMLFWHDHFTLPGTVKLKLPPGTYQFEIERGLEYARRGGHFVMEKTSQDQQVLDLPRVCNMADEGWWSGDLHLHRPIKDIEQLMLSDDLHVAAPITWSEKKNEWAGRPVPTSTLKEFDGNRYYYLLAGESAAAGGSLLILNAGKPLSGEGKTADDQLKLLAAAREEPAAWIDVSRPAAWDLPLWLATGRVDSIELCHDQFCRSETIDDANGRPRDKKIMPGASGIGRWTHEIYYHVLNCGLRIPPSAGSGSGESSNPVGYDRVYAWVDKDQFSYEAWWKAVRMGRTVVTNGPLIRPFANGHVPGHVFALSEGPLSVEVVMSFAGADPISYFELVKNGRVAQSIRFEELAKDGRFRPLEFEESGWFLVRAVTDVAETYRFASSAPWFVEIGSQPKRISKASANFFLDWLDERREAMEDGGPLSDLSAKVWDEAKGYWDRLVAEANAD
- a CDS encoding Gfo/Idh/MocA family oxidoreductase, giving the protein MTLPLRVALIGTGAIARSQHLPAWSKLPEFKVVALADPSPVSLSAVPSEFQIERRVADYRELLDDRDIDVVDICVPSALHGEVATTALLSGKHVLCEKPMATSRSEAGRMLDAWRASGKKLMIGQHMRFEPSVVQLRAYLQRNPPGDVYFTRGQWLRRRRLPARPGFTDRRLSGGGALYDLGVHMLDLAWWLTGCPRPATISGQTFNRLARRRDIGSEWGTWEPTTIDVEDFAVGLVRFTNGSALSLEVSWLGFQPEDEFWRLQIYGTHAGVSWPDCQIVGEDQLIPWDLQLREAKGEKAHHQVVREFARAILADAPVPIPPEQSANIIAMLDALYASSASGKEVEIEPFELEPD
- a CDS encoding ABC transporter substrate-binding protein: MISSKQKQHRRNAHCIAHCVSVALCAVLLAGCGETRQDAGGQDAAKEKSLPFMGVTLRLLVVEDARLAETIGRLRGEWRATTGADVQVVEMTQTELLEAKSFDADAIIYPASGLGPLVEQQLLRPLGDRELNSPDVAWQEVFEADKSHDASWGSTPHAFPFGSPTLVCCYRKDLLEKLARQPPTTWSEYEELAKSLADREKVGETAANASWSGTREPLAKGWAGLTLLARAASYAKHRSHYSTLFDMESMEPLIAGPPFVRALDELRRAHESMGTDAIDETPDRVHEALLMGKCGMALTWTSPAFAPGGAVGWDKIEIGFSPLPGSPEAFNPKTGEWDARRDDESAHVPLVGISGVLGSVTSASQQPEAAFHLLGWLSGPEWSPRVSPTAAGTTLFRRSHLKSPQDWTDPRIDGLAALKYAETVEQSLGSADVFGAPRTAGRSRYLAALDEAVRAALAGDKTSEAALQEAADAWRRITDELGPDRQRAAYRHSLGLR